ATCTGTTAAGCTCTCATCCTAACACGTATGAACTCAGAACTAAATCGTGCGGCTGACCAATTACGTGAGAcattagttctgggttaaccaagACTAACTCAGGGGTGAAAGATGTGTTCAACTCCAATGAATACTCAAAGGTTCTGAACATAAGACAGGAGGCATTACAAGTGTTATACGTTTTTACATTAGTAAAAAAATATACCACTTCCATTTGAGAAATGTCCCAAAGTGATTTGAAAACTGTACATTTGTGGAAAGTAGTGAACAGTTacacacttcaggagaaaggagGTATTTATAAGGATGCACCAATCAGAGATTTAGACCAATCAAATGTTTGGTCTAATGATATTCTATGTACAATACTTCCTGTGGTCACCAGGACAGAGCTAGTccgtccccctccaccctgccgGAGTCCCCTGGTCACAACTCTCCTGGTAGCGCCTTACTGCTGGATCTGAAGAGGGTGTCTGTGCTGCTGGTCGACTGCAGGAAAACACCAGGGCAGAGTGGAACTGtgagagaaggacaggaggatGGAGATCTGATTTCATCAAGTAAGAACAATGGGGTGTGTGGATGAGAACACAATCTGCTTCTGCAACTTCTGTTTATTGATTTATAAACAGTAAAACGCTCAGGGGCTAGTTAATTGTCAATAGAATTTAATGAATGGAGGGTATCTAATAAACTGGGTGTATATTGatgataacagagacaggtagtcttggtttagagcgttgggccacaaagtgaaaggttgctggtttggaTCTCTGAGCCGACTTGGTAgaaaatctgtctgtgcccttgagcaaggtacttaaccctgattgctcctgtaaatcactctggataacatCGTCTGCTAAATAACACCTACATTTTTTTTGTTATCGTGTTTGTTTATGGACCCATGTTTCCAAAACCTAGTTATTCAATGTCTTTGTTTCACAGGGGACACCCCTAACCGTCGTTCTCTCAGTGGCAGGTGCTTATCTTCTGGGCATCCTCAACCACATGTTGCTGACGAGACAGAGAAGAGTCTTTCCAGATCAGAACATCTAAAGAAACATCAGCAGGGACACATGGGGAAGAAACCTCaccactgctgctctgactgtgggaagagtttcacaaACCGGAGTGACTTCATTATTCACCAGCGGATTCACACCGGAGAGAAACCGTACTGCTGCTcacagtgtgggaagagtttcgcTGCTTCTAACACCTTAAAATATCACCTGAGAATtcatacaggggagaagccttaccccTGCCTTGATTGTGGGAAAAGCTTTTCATATCTGGGAGCCCTAAACATACACAAGCTAACACACACTGGagtgaagccttatagctgtgatcaatgtgggaagagctaTGCTGTATCAGATGCCCTAACTATACACCAGTGCATACACACAGGAGATAAATCTTATatctgtgatcagtgtgggaagggCTTCAGTCAATCAGGGCCCCTAAATTCACACCAGCGAACACACACTGgcgagaaaccttatagctgtgatcagtgtggaaaGAACTTTGCTCTAGCTTCCTCCCTGACTAGACACCAtcgaacacacactggagagagaccTTATGTCTGTCTATGTGGGAAGAGCTTTGCTCTAGCTTCCACCCTGAA
Above is a genomic segment from Oncorhynchus gorbuscha isolate QuinsamMale2020 ecotype Even-year unplaced genomic scaffold, OgorEven_v1.0 Un_scaffold_601, whole genome shotgun sequence containing:
- the LOC124019019 gene encoding zinc finger protein 664-like, producing the protein MDRDRASPSPSTLPESPGHNSPGSALLLDLKRVSVLLVDCRKTPGQSGTVREGQEDGDLISSRDTPNRRSLSGRCLSSGHPQPHVADETEKSLSRSEHLKKHQQGHMGKKPHHCCSDCGKSFTNRSDFIIHQRIHTGEKPYCCSQCGKSFAASNTLKYHLRIHTGEKPYPCLDCGKSFSYLGALNIHKLTHTGVKPYSCDQCGKSYAVSDALTIHQCIHTGDKSYICDQCGKGFSQSGPLNSHQRTHTGEKPYSCDQCGKNFALASSLTRHHRTHTGERPYVCLCGKSFALASTLNTHQLTHTGEKPFRCGKCGKSFAVASSLTRHHRTHTREKPFTCDQCGKSFSQSGTLHSHQRTHTGVKPYRCAQCGKSFAQSVHLNIHQRQHTGEKPFSCDQCGKSFAVSEKLTIHQRIHTGEKPYSCDQCGKSFSQSGTLNSHQRTHTGEKPYVCLCRKRFAYLGQLKKHQKTKTCRISSPSYLSPVPVH